The proteins below are encoded in one region of Candidatus Saccharimonadales bacterium:
- the pilO gene encoding type 4a pilus biogenesis protein PilO: MMLRKQRGRLRRKIVVQPNPPHRERMMNNSIQNMKQKLNDMSLNNLLGLYLLGGLVVAALVGYLLIRPAYTNLQATRTERAQILEQNDNLQKLIDDTQRLRENYDSVLDQRDEILSLLPEENEEQYLIALLGSLAQDNNVLLSNFRPETIAGSGSVASQDETGTYTNYSATVNLTGSYEAITSFLDQLESSSRFIEVRSFSASGSSGDVIADSALNLTLTLDAYYQNISPDDADELGGQE; encoded by the coding sequence ATGATGCTGCGGAAACAGAGGGGTCGACTCCGGCGCAAGATAGTGGTGCAGCCGAACCCGCCGCACCGGGAGAGAATGATGAATAATTCGATTCAGAACATGAAGCAGAAGCTCAACGATATGAGTCTCAATAACTTACTTGGTTTGTATCTGCTGGGTGGCCTTGTCGTGGCGGCTTTAGTTGGTTATCTTTTGATCCGTCCGGCTTATACAAACCTTCAGGCTACCCGAACCGAGCGAGCGCAGATCCTAGAGCAGAATGATAATCTACAGAAACTAATCGACGATACACAACGGCTACGCGAGAACTATGATTCCGTGCTCGATCAGCGTGACGAAATCTTAAGCCTGCTACCGGAAGAGAATGAAGAGCAGTACCTGATCGCTTTGCTCGGTAGCCTGGCGCAAGATAACAACGTTCTACTAAGTAATTTCCGCCCAGAGACGATAGCCGGAAGCGGTAGTGTAGCCAGCCAGGATGAGACCGGTACTTACACTAACTATAGTGCCACGGTGAACCTGACTGGCTCATACGAAGCCATCACTAGTTTCTTGGATCAACTTGAGAGTAGTTCTCGTTTCATCGAGGTACGTAGTTTTAGCGCTTCGGGCAGTTCCGGTGATGTTATTGCCGATAGTGCACTTAATCTGACGTTAACCCTAGATGCCTACTACCAGAATATCTCACCGGATGATGCGGATGAGCTAGGAGGTCAAGAATGA